A stretch of Anoplopoma fimbria isolate UVic2021 breed Golden Eagle Sablefish chromosome 4, Afim_UVic_2022, whole genome shotgun sequence DNA encodes these proteins:
- the reep2 gene encoding receptor expression-enhancing protein 2 codes for MVSWMISRIVVLAFGTLYPAYSSYKAVKTKNVKEYVKWMMYWIVFALFTTAETATDLLLSWFPFYFELKIAFVIWLLSPYTKGSSVLYRKFVHPTLSNKEKEIDEYIAQAKDRSYETMMRFGKRGLNLAANAAVTAATKGQGVLSDKLRSFSMQDLTLINADDDLAPFTSDGARMRRDPMDELSSGSSTLPRAKSSTARQTRSLAATSLVDDASSQHSSDQSDTRTEHSDEDAGDKAPKRTTSVKATKKPAAAKTETQTKTVKKPTKKKVTTTNAETPP; via the exons CCTTGCCTTTGGGACGCTCTACCCAGCATACTCCTCATACAAGGCTGTCAAAACGAAGAACGTGAAGGAATAT gTGAAATGGATGATGTACTGGATAGTGTTTGCGTTGTTCACTACAGCAGAGACAGCCACAGACCTGCTCCTATCATG GTTTCCATTTTACTTTGAGCTTAAGATTGCCTTTGTGATCTGGCTCCTGTCCCCATACACCAAGGGCTCCAGTGTCCTCTATCGCAAGTTTGTCCACCCAACGCTCTCCAACAAAGAGAAG GAGATAGATGAGTACATAGCGCAGGCCAAAGACAGGAGTTATGAGACCATGATGAGGTTTGGAAAGAGGGGCCTCAACCTGGCTGCTAATGCTGCTGTTACCGCAGCCACCAAG GGGCAGGGCGTGCTCTCGGACAAGCTGCGGAGTTTCAGCATGCAGGATCTGACTCTCATCAACGCTGACGATGACCTGGCTCCGTTCACTTCAGACGGAGCCCGCATGAGACGGGACCCCATGGACGAGTTGAGCTCAGGGTCTAGCACGCTGCCCCGGGCCAAGAGTAGCACTGCACGGCAGA CCCGCTCTTTGGCGGCCACGTCCCTTGTTGACGACGCGTCATCCCAACACAGCTCAGACCAATCAGACACAAGGACTGAACACTCTGATGAAGATGCAGGAGACAAAGCCCCCAAACGCACTACCAGCGTCAAGGCAACCAAGAAACCTGCTGCTGCTAAGACAGAG ACACAAACCAAGACGGTGAAGAAGCCAACCAAGAAAAAGGTCACGACGACTAATGCAGAGACGCCACCATGA